The bacterium genome includes a region encoding these proteins:
- a CDS encoding aminotransferase class V-fold PLP-dependent enzyme, producing MPDWKALRSEFPLLDRYIYFNACSLGPLPRAGQAALARYAQDWDAKGTPVWFSDWLPLLSRFRERIAELLHAPSGSTAIAPSVSVALTTLASGLPLPAGRDKVLIGELDFPTIGHQWLSRRQAPGPAPAPAGFRVEFVPSKDGMTIPPEAFAERIDERTALVATTHLFYTTGYLQDVRAIADMAHAKGAMCLIDGYQTCGCVPIDVARLDCDAFVGGCLKWLSGGPGNAFLYVRPELIARIRPQGTGWFATRDPFSFTLQELVFADDARRLETGTWAMPSHYAALAALELVLEVGVAAIQERLRELTTRILERCDEAGVRTFTPRERERRCGIVALECEHPEEVEARLHADGVIVDSRPGRIRLSPHWCVTEEELERGMDLVLQHLEAPTQAGSDSDLESIKPTARGQRSTT from the coding sequence ATGCCCGACTGGAAGGCGCTCCGATCCGAGTTCCCGCTTCTCGACCGGTACATCTACTTCAATGCGTGCTCGCTGGGTCCTCTCCCCCGTGCCGGCCAGGCCGCTCTGGCCCGTTACGCGCAGGACTGGGACGCCAAGGGCACCCCGGTCTGGTTCTCCGACTGGCTCCCCCTGCTGAGCCGGTTCCGCGAGAGGATCGCGGAGCTGCTCCACGCGCCCAGCGGGTCGACGGCGATCGCGCCGTCGGTGTCGGTGGCCTTGACCACACTGGCCTCCGGCCTGCCGCTGCCCGCCGGCCGGGACAAGGTGCTGATCGGCGAGCTGGATTTCCCCACCATCGGCCACCAGTGGCTCAGCCGGCGCCAGGCCCCGGGGCCCGCCCCCGCTCCGGCCGGCTTCCGGGTCGAGTTCGTGCCCAGCAAGGACGGCATGACCATCCCGCCGGAGGCGTTCGCGGAGCGGATCGACGAGCGCACGGCCCTGGTCGCGACCACGCACCTCTTCTACACGACCGGCTACCTGCAGGACGTCCGCGCGATCGCCGACATGGCGCACGCCAAAGGCGCGATGTGTCTGATCGACGGCTATCAGACCTGCGGCTGCGTGCCGATCGACGTCGCGCGGCTGGACTGCGACGCCTTTGTCGGCGGTTGCCTGAAGTGGCTGAGCGGCGGTCCCGGCAACGCGTTCCTGTACGTCCGGCCGGAGCTGATCGCGAGGATTCGACCGCAGGGGACAGGCTGGTTTGCGACGCGCGACCCCTTCTCGTTCACGCTGCAGGAGCTGGTCTTCGCGGACGACGCGCGGCGCCTGGAGACCGGCACGTGGGCGATGCCCTCGCATTACGCGGCGCTGGCCGCCCTCGAGCTGGTCCTCGAGGTCGGTGTGGCGGCCATCCAGGAGCGGCTGCGCGAGCTGACCACCCGAATCCTGGAGCGGTGCGACGAGGCGGGCGTCCGGACCTTCACGCCGCGCGAGCGAGAACGGCGCTGCGGCATCGTGGCCCTCGAATGCGAGCACCCCGAGGAGGTCGAGGCGAGGCTGCACGCGGACGGGGTGATCGTCGACTCGCGGCCGGGCCGGATCCGCCTGTCACCCCACTGGTGCGTGACCGAAGAGGAGCTCGAGCGCGGGATGGACCTGGTCCTCCAGCACCTCGAGGCACCCACCCAGGCCGGCTCAGACAGTGATCTCGAATCCATCAAGCCGACCGCTCGCGGTCAGCGGTCGACCACCTGA
- a CDS encoding 50S ribosomal protein L7/L12: MATKITPKDFVEALKDWSILDVVEAVKAIEDEFGIKAAAPVAVAAAAPAAGDGAAAEEEQTEFTVTLTAVGESKINVIKAVRELTQLGLKEAKDLVDAAPKPVLENVSKADAEKAVARLKEAGATAELK, translated from the coding sequence ATGGCGACCAAGATCACCCCGAAGGACTTCGTCGAGGCGCTCAAGGACTGGAGCATCCTGGATGTCGTGGAAGCGGTCAAGGCAATCGAGGACGAGTTCGGCATCAAAGCCGCGGCTCCGGTTGCGGTGGCGGCAGCGGCGCCGGCGGCCGGCGACGGCGCGGCGGCGGAAGAGGAGCAGACGGAGTTCACCGTCACCCTGACCGCGGTCGGCGAGAGCAAGATCAATGTCATCAAGGCGGTCCGCGAGCTGACGCAGCTCGGCCTGAAGGAGGCCAAGGACCTGGTCGACGCGGCGCCCAAGCCGGTCCTGGAGAACGTCAGCAAGGCGGACGCCGAGAAGGCGGTCGCTAGGCTGAAGGAAGCGGGAGCGACGGCGGAGCTCAAGTAA
- a CDS encoding 50S ribosomal protein L10 — protein sequence MKDRWILPASTRVGREDFLPKARKEQKAEQVELLAEKLRKAKVAVLTDYRGLKVSQIQELRGKLRGGDVEYRVVKNTLARRAAAAAGHSALEPELKGPVAIAFGYDDLGVPSKLINEFIRATRLKLEVVGGLVEGRVFSPDQMKQLADLPSRETLIAQLMGTLQSPVGQLVGIMQTPLQQLRGVLEAYKNKLEAA from the coding sequence GTGAAGGACAGATGGATCCTTCCTGCCTCGACGCGTGTGGGCAGGGAGGATTTTTTGCCGAAAGCCCGTAAGGAACAGAAGGCCGAGCAGGTCGAGCTGCTGGCGGAGAAGCTGAGGAAGGCCAAGGTGGCGGTGCTCACCGACTACCGTGGGCTCAAGGTCAGCCAGATCCAGGAGCTGCGCGGCAAGCTCCGCGGCGGCGACGTGGAGTACCGCGTCGTCAAGAACACGCTCGCCCGGCGCGCCGCCGCCGCCGCCGGCCACTCCGCCCTGGAGCCGGAGCTGAAGGGGCCGGTGGCCATAGCCTTCGGCTATGACGACCTCGGGGTCCCTTCCAAGCTCATCAACGAGTTCATCCGCGCCACGCGGTTGAAGCTCGAGGTCGTGGGCGGACTGGTCGAGGGCCGGGTGTTTTCGCCGGACCAGATGAAGCAGCTGGCTGATCTGCCATCCCGTGAAACGCTCATCGCCCAGCTCATGGGCACTCTTCAATCACCCGTCGGCCAGCTGGTTGGAATCATGCAGACGCCGCTTCAGCAGCTCCGTGGCGTGCTCGAGGCGTACAAGAACAAGTTGGAGGCAGCGTAG
- a CDS encoding N-acetyltransferase → MNGPVIQGKLLRLRPPRTEDAAVMLSWFEDMEVTRFLLLRHPPGIEAEKEWIERMSKDPNQVVWVVEHEGRAVGTTAIHDIDWKHGIGTTGTVIGDRSLWGKGLGRELMRLRAGYAFTQLPLRKLKSAYLDGNEASARAQAAAGYREVGRFKAEMFIDGRWVDHIVTEVLREDWVKRQAGGHEA, encoded by the coding sequence ATGAACGGCCCGGTGATCCAGGGCAAGCTGCTCCGGCTCAGGCCGCCGAGGACTGAGGACGCTGCGGTCATGCTCAGCTGGTTTGAGGACATGGAGGTCACGCGCTTCCTCCTCCTGCGCCACCCTCCCGGCATCGAGGCCGAGAAGGAGTGGATCGAGCGGATGTCGAAGGACCCGAACCAGGTGGTGTGGGTCGTGGAGCACGAGGGGCGTGCCGTGGGCACCACGGCCATCCACGACATCGACTGGAAGCACGGGATCGGGACCACCGGCACGGTGATCGGCGACAGATCCCTGTGGGGAAAAGGCCTCGGCCGCGAGCTGATGCGGCTGCGCGCCGGTTACGCGTTCACGCAGCTGCCGCTGCGCAAGCTGAAGTCCGCCTACCTGGACGGCAATGAGGCCAGCGCCCGCGCGCAGGCGGCGGCCGGCTATCGGGAGGTCGGTCGGTTCAAGGCCGAGATGTTCATCGACGGCCGCTGGGTCGACCACATCGTGACCGAGGTCCTGCGCGAAGACTGGGTGAAGCGGCAGGCCGGTGGCCACGAGGCCTGA
- a CDS encoding 50S ribosomal protein L1, which translates to MPKARGKKYIEAAKKVEAAVAGNGDGGLHPEAACAMVKETSISKFDATVEAHIRLGVDPRHAEQMVRGSVVLPNGTGKKVRVAVFATADKAKEALEAGADFVGGEDLVKKVSEGWTDFDAAVATPDIMSKVGPLGKILGPRGLMPNPKSGTVTFDVARAVREVKGGKVEFRTDKFGIVHAPIGKVSFDGDKLHQNLAALVDALIRNKPSASKGQYLRTFFLTATQGPSVPVDVKEAAKLHSSS; encoded by the coding sequence ATGCCGAAGGCGCGCGGCAAGAAGTACATCGAGGCGGCCAAGAAGGTCGAAGCGGCGGTCGCCGGCAACGGCGACGGCGGGCTGCACCCGGAAGCCGCCTGCGCGATGGTGAAAGAGACCTCGATCTCCAAGTTCGACGCCACGGTCGAGGCGCACATCCGGCTCGGGGTGGATCCCCGGCATGCCGAACAGATGGTGCGCGGCTCGGTTGTGCTGCCGAACGGTACCGGCAAGAAGGTGCGCGTCGCCGTGTTCGCCACCGCCGACAAGGCGAAGGAGGCGCTGGAGGCCGGCGCCGACTTTGTGGGCGGCGAGGACCTGGTGAAGAAGGTGTCCGAGGGCTGGACCGACTTCGACGCCGCGGTCGCGACGCCGGACATCATGTCCAAGGTCGGACCACTGGGCAAGATCCTGGGTCCTCGCGGCCTGATGCCGAACCCGAAATCGGGCACGGTGACCTTTGACGTCGCGCGCGCCGTCAGGGAGGTCAAGGGCGGCAAGGTCGAGTTCCGGACCGACAAGTTCGGCATCGTCCACGCTCCGATCGGGAAGGTGTCGTTCGACGGGGACAAGCTGCACCAGAACCTGGCGGCGCTGGTCGACGCGCTCATTCGGAACAAGCCGTCGGCGTCGAAGGGTCAGTACCTGCGCACGTTCTTTTTGACCGCGACCCAGGGCCCCTCGGTCCCGGTCGACGTCAAGGAAGCGGCAAAGCTCCACTCCTCGAGCTGA
- the rplK gene encoding 50S ribosomal protein L11 yields the protein MGKKKIRAILKLELQAGKATPAPPVGTALGPHGINIMEFTKAYNERTAQQAGDVVPAEITIFEDRSFTFVLKTPPAVNLLKKAAGIEKGSAKPNREKVGRVTRQQLRAIVETKGKDLNAYDAVAAMKMVEGTARSMGLEVIE from the coding sequence ATGGGCAAGAAGAAGATCCGAGCGATCCTCAAGCTCGAGCTGCAGGCCGGGAAGGCGACGCCGGCGCCGCCCGTGGGCACCGCACTGGGGCCGCATGGCATCAACATCATGGAATTCACCAAGGCCTACAACGAGCGCACCGCTCAGCAGGCCGGCGACGTGGTGCCCGCGGAGATCACCATCTTCGAGGACCGCAGCTTCACGTTCGTCCTCAAGACCCCGCCCGCCGTCAACCTGCTCAAGAAGGCCGCCGGCATCGAGAAGGGATCGGCCAAGCCGAACCGGGAGAAGGTCGGCCGCGTGACGAGGCAGCAGCTGCGCGCGATCGTCGAGACCAAGGGCAAGGACCTGAACGCCTACGACGCGGTGGCGGCGATGAAGATGGTGGAGGGCACGGCGCGGTCGATGGGCCTGGAGGTCATCGAATAA
- the nusG gene encoding transcription termination/antitermination protein NusG produces MAVEKSTAAEPEAQWYVVHAYSGHEEKVKKNLEKRIESMDMQDKILQVLVPMEDEIEIKDGKRRHVQKRIFPGYILVRMVMSNESWFVVRNTPGVTSFVGSANSPVPLQEKEVRAIQKQMKQEAPKIRVEFQVGESVRVVDGPFTDFHGKVDEINPEKGKLKVLVNMFGRETPVELDLLQVEKVH; encoded by the coding sequence ATGGCGGTCGAGAAGAGCACGGCGGCCGAACCGGAAGCCCAGTGGTACGTGGTCCACGCGTACTCGGGCCACGAGGAAAAGGTCAAGAAGAACCTCGAGAAGAGGATCGAGTCCATGGACATGCAGGACAAGATCCTCCAGGTGCTGGTGCCCATGGAAGACGAGATCGAGATCAAGGACGGCAAGCGCCGCCACGTCCAGAAGCGCATCTTTCCCGGCTACATCCTCGTCCGCATGGTGATGTCGAACGAGTCGTGGTTCGTCGTCCGCAACACCCCTGGCGTGACGAGCTTCGTCGGCTCCGCGAACAGCCCGGTCCCCCTGCAGGAAAAGGAGGTCCGCGCGATCCAGAAGCAGATGAAGCAGGAAGCGCCCAAGATTCGTGTCGAGTTCCAGGTGGGCGAGTCGGTGCGCGTCGTCGACGGACCGTTCACCGACTTCCACGGCAAGGTCGACGAGATCAACCCGGAGAAGGGCAAGCTCAAGGTGCTCGTCAACATGTTCGGTCGCGAAACGCCAGTCGAGCTCGACCTGCTGCAGGTCGAGAAGGTCCACTGA
- the secE gene encoding preprotein translocase subunit SecE, whose translation MAVTAKKRVEPSSEFRAGRFIRDVYDELRKVVWPTPGELYRYTLIVIFTVVVLGAFIGGVDYSLEQITKRALYNGVAH comes from the coding sequence GTGGCTGTCACAGCCAAAAAGCGCGTCGAGCCGTCCTCCGAGTTCAGAGCGGGGCGGTTCATTCGCGACGTCTACGACGAGCTCCGCAAGGTCGTCTGGCCGACGCCGGGCGAGCTCTATCGCTACACGCTGATCGTGATCTTCACGGTGGTCGTGCTCGGTGCGTTCATCGGTGGGGTCGACTACTCACTGGAACAGATCACCAAGCGCGCGCTCTACAACGGGGTTGCTCACTGA
- the rpmG gene encoding 50S ribosomal protein L33 yields the protein MEDIITLACGVCKRRNYTTVKNKKNDPDRIEMNKYCRWCHKHTPHKETK from the coding sequence ATGGAAGACATCATCACCCTCGCCTGTGGCGTCTGCAAACGGCGCAACTACACCACGGTGAAGAACAAGAAGAACGATCCGGACCGGATCGAGATGAACAAATACTGCAGGTGGTGCCACAAGCACACCCCGCACAAGGAGACCAAGTAG
- a CDS encoding isocitrate dehydrogenase has product MPAPEIVVLHGDQTGEELLREALRLLEPDVLGFAIAKRDFDLALPERRKTRNQVVLDAAATLRELGFGIKAATITPEGTGDVGSPNAILRKQIDGRVIVRTGRRIPGVRPLAGVHAPISVIRMAVDDAYGAKEWREGHDLDEWAYRTEKISRRTCRIVADHAFTHARRIDAKVFGGPKFTVSPVYEGMFKEELDAAAKRHPDVRYEPQLIDATYALLLATTGESLVIPALNRDGDTLSDLVMQMFGTIAGAESTLLAFDDAGAVTVAMTEAPHGTAPALQGKNVANPMAMILAVASLLGYMQGSQAHRASRAVYESALEAVSDGIRTADLGGQASTTDFTDEVIRRVRTKIDVWSALADVDR; this is encoded by the coding sequence ATGCCCGCTCCGGAGATTGTTGTCCTGCACGGCGACCAGACCGGGGAGGAGCTGCTGCGCGAGGCGCTGCGGCTGCTCGAGCCCGACGTGCTCGGGTTCGCGATCGCCAAGCGCGACTTCGACCTTGCCCTGCCGGAGCGGCGTAAGACCCGCAACCAGGTCGTGCTGGACGCGGCGGCGACCCTGCGCGAGCTCGGCTTCGGCATCAAAGCGGCGACGATCACCCCGGAGGGCACCGGCGACGTCGGCAGCCCCAACGCCATCCTGCGCAAGCAGATCGACGGCCGCGTCATCGTCCGAACCGGCCGGCGCATCCCCGGGGTGCGGCCGCTCGCGGGGGTCCACGCCCCCATCTCGGTCATCCGGATGGCCGTCGACGATGCCTATGGGGCCAAGGAGTGGCGAGAAGGCCACGACCTCGACGAATGGGCCTACCGGACGGAGAAGATCAGCCGCCGCACCTGCCGCATCGTCGCGGACCACGCGTTCACCCATGCCCGCCGCATCGACGCCAAAGTGTTCGGCGGCCCCAAGTTCACGGTCAGCCCGGTCTACGAGGGCATGTTCAAAGAGGAGCTGGACGCGGCGGCCAAGCGCCACCCCGACGTCCGCTACGAGCCCCAGCTGATCGACGCCACGTACGCGCTCTTGCTCGCGACGACCGGCGAATCCCTGGTCATCCCCGCCCTCAATCGCGACGGCGACACCCTGTCCGACCTGGTGATGCAGATGTTCGGCACCATCGCCGGCGCCGAGTCGACCCTGCTCGCGTTCGACGATGCCGGCGCGGTCACGGTCGCGATGACCGAAGCTCCGCACGGGACCGCGCCCGCGCTGCAGGGCAAGAACGTGGCCAACCCCATGGCGATGATCCTGGCCGTGGCATCGCTGCTCGGATACATGCAGGGCAGCCAGGCGCACCGAGCGTCGCGGGCGGTTTACGAGTCGGCGCTCGAGGCGGTGTCGGATGGAATCCGGACCGCGGACCTGGGCGGGCAGGCCTCGACCACGGACTTCACCGACGAGGTCATCCGCCGCGTCCGCACCAAGATCGACGTCTGGAGCGCGCTCGCCGACGTCGACAGATAG
- a CDS encoding SGNH/GDSL hydrolase family protein produces the protein MESGPRTWAGRPRPRTSPTRSSAASAPRSTSGARSPTSTDSTAPLRYLALGDSYTIGTGASDAAHSYPSILAARLTDRTGRQVELTNPAVNGFTTLDLIDQELGHVDRIKPDLVTVLIGVNDLVQGRTPAQYRASLATIYDRVAALGRPPGRIAAISIPAWSYVPAANEYGGSDRVHALTDMFNDAAEREARARGLSWVDITDASTSGLGSRGWIAADDLHPGDAQYGAWADAIWEAVKASWLAAAGMGA, from the coding sequence ATGGAATCCGGACCGCGGACCTGGGCGGGCAGGCCTCGACCACGGACTTCACCGACGAGGTCATCCGCCGCGTCCGCACCAAGATCGACGTCTGGAGCGCGCTCGCCGACGTCGACAGATAGCACGGCGCCGCTGCGATATCTCGCCCTCGGCGATTCGTACACCATCGGCACCGGCGCGTCGGATGCCGCGCACAGCTATCCCTCGATCCTGGCCGCGCGGCTGACCGATCGAACCGGCCGCCAGGTCGAGCTGACCAACCCCGCCGTCAACGGCTTCACCACCCTCGACCTCATCGACCAGGAGCTCGGTCACGTCGATCGGATAAAGCCGGACCTGGTCACGGTCCTGATCGGCGTCAACGATCTCGTCCAGGGCCGCACGCCGGCGCAGTACCGAGCTTCTTTGGCCACGATCTACGACCGAGTCGCCGCGCTCGGGCGGCCGCCGGGCCGCATCGCGGCCATCTCGATCCCGGCCTGGTCGTACGTGCCGGCCGCCAACGAGTACGGCGGCTCCGACCGCGTGCACGCGCTGACGGACATGTTCAACGACGCCGCCGAGAGGGAGGCGCGAGCGCGCGGCCTCTCGTGGGTCGACATCACCGACGCGAGCACGTCAGGCCTCGGATCGCGAGGCTGGATCGCAGCCGACGACCTGCATCCGGGCGATGCCCAGTACGGCGCCTGGGCGGACGCGATCTGGGAGGCCGTGAAGGCGTCGTGGCTTGCGGCCGCCGGGATGGGGGCCTAA
- a CDS encoding PIG-L family deacetylase, translating into MVLVVATKKSTKKSASTRGAAGSRSNSQTPKFERVLVVSAHPDDPDFGAGGSIAKLAKDGAQVTYVIVTDGSQGGEDPKQKDSELTSIREKEQKAAARVLGVKKVEFLGYKDGHVAPDLKLRQDIVRMIRKHRPELVITHTPGRVLDAPMGGSHPDHLAVGEATLAAVYPDSRNPRAFRGLLKEGLQPHEVKEVWIPYWTSGDHLVDISATLELKIAALKKHKSQVAKPGQEWDFEKFMRKRHREVGKRGGYRYAESFKRITV; encoded by the coding sequence ATCGTCTTGGTCGTGGCAACGAAGAAATCGACGAAGAAATCGGCGAGCACCCGGGGTGCGGCCGGCTCCAGGTCCAACTCCCAGACACCGAAGTTCGAGCGGGTGCTGGTCGTGTCGGCACACCCCGACGATCCGGATTTCGGCGCGGGCGGATCGATCGCCAAGCTGGCCAAGGACGGCGCGCAGGTCACCTACGTGATCGTCACCGACGGTTCGCAGGGCGGCGAGGATCCGAAGCAGAAGGACTCCGAGCTGACTTCGATCCGCGAGAAAGAGCAGAAGGCGGCAGCTCGCGTGCTCGGCGTCAAGAAGGTTGAGTTTCTCGGTTACAAGGACGGTCACGTGGCGCCGGACCTCAAGCTGCGTCAGGACATCGTGCGCATGATCCGCAAGCACCGGCCGGAGCTCGTCATCACCCACACTCCCGGCCGGGTTCTCGACGCGCCGATGGGCGGCTCTCACCCGGACCATCTGGCCGTGGGGGAGGCGACCCTGGCGGCGGTCTACCCGGACTCCCGTAACCCCCGAGCCTTCCGCGGCCTGCTGAAGGAGGGCCTCCAGCCCCACGAGGTGAAGGAGGTCTGGATCCCTTACTGGACGTCAGGCGATCACCTCGTCGACATCAGCGCGACGCTCGAGCTCAAGATCGCGGCGCTGAAGAAGCACAAGAGCCAGGTCGCCAAGCCCGGCCAGGAGTGGGATTTCGAAAAGTTCATGCGCAAGCGGCACCGTGAGGTGGGGAAGAGGGGCGGCTACCGCTACGCGGAGTCGTTCAAGCGCATAACGGTGTAG
- the pyk gene encoding pyruvate kinase translates to MPVIRRTRIVCTLGPSSASPAVLRAMVQAGMDVARLNFSHGEPDTHRQAAAAVREAAESVGRPIALMGDLQGPKIRTGPLESAFQRLVRGRLAVLTSTPHTSPGEHGAHVRAENEIEVSHPELVEALRVGDRVLLDDGRIELSVRSVGDGRAVCSVTRGGLLGERKGISVPGRPLPLPALTDKDLDDLKLAVELGVDYVALSFVRRAEDVHACQDALGGLGCSAPVIAKLEKLEAIRQLSKILEVADAVMVARGDLGVELKLGELPAVQKDVIDRANRAGVPVITATEMLESMVTANRPTRAEASDVANAIWDGTDAVMLSQETSVGAHPVESVRAMARICMSAQRHPAFERERQIWREPGEVGSAIAHAAATSADEIGARAIIAFTESGTTALRCSKAHPRVPVIAASPHPQVLRRTALYSGVIPLLVSPGRDTDQMVANATEAARLSGLVRAGDRVVVVAGVPVGRTGQTNLLKVETV, encoded by the coding sequence ATACCAGTGATCCGGCGCACGCGAATCGTCTGCACCCTCGGACCCTCCAGCGCTTCGCCCGCGGTGCTGCGTGCGATGGTCCAGGCGGGAATGGACGTCGCTCGCCTGAACTTCTCGCACGGCGAGCCCGACACTCACCGCCAGGCTGCCGCCGCGGTGCGCGAGGCCGCCGAGTCGGTCGGCCGCCCGATCGCGCTGATGGGCGACCTGCAGGGGCCGAAGATCCGCACCGGTCCGCTTGAATCCGCCTTCCAGCGCCTGGTGCGCGGCAGGCTCGCCGTCCTCACCAGCACGCCCCATACCTCGCCTGGAGAGCACGGGGCTCACGTCCGAGCCGAGAACGAGATCGAGGTTAGTCACCCGGAGCTGGTCGAAGCCCTCCGGGTGGGCGACCGCGTGCTGCTGGACGACGGCCGCATCGAGCTTTCGGTGCGAAGCGTCGGCGACGGGCGGGCCGTTTGCTCGGTGACCCGGGGAGGGCTGCTCGGCGAGCGCAAGGGGATCAGCGTGCCCGGCCGTCCCCTGCCTCTGCCCGCCCTCACCGACAAGGACCTCGACGACCTCAAGCTGGCGGTCGAGCTCGGCGTGGACTACGTGGCCCTCTCGTTCGTGCGCCGCGCGGAGGACGTTCACGCGTGCCAGGACGCGCTCGGCGGGCTGGGCTGCAGCGCGCCGGTGATCGCCAAGCTGGAGAAGCTGGAAGCGATCCGCCAGCTGAGCAAGATCCTCGAGGTGGCGGACGCCGTGATGGTCGCGCGGGGCGACCTGGGCGTGGAGTTGAAGCTGGGCGAGCTGCCGGCGGTGCAGAAGGACGTGATCGATCGGGCCAACCGCGCGGGCGTCCCCGTCATCACGGCGACCGAGATGCTGGAGTCCATGGTCACCGCCAACCGCCCGACCCGGGCGGAGGCGTCCGACGTGGCCAACGCCATCTGGGACGGCACGGACGCCGTGATGCTGTCGCAGGAGACCTCGGTCGGCGCCCACCCGGTCGAGTCCGTGCGCGCGATGGCGCGGATCTGCATGTCCGCCCAGAGGCATCCGGCCTTCGAGCGCGAGCGCCAGATCTGGCGCGAGCCTGGTGAGGTGGGAAGCGCCATCGCGCACGCCGCGGCGACCAGCGCCGACGAAATCGGCGCCCGGGCGATCATCGCCTTCACCGAGTCCGGCACGACCGCGCTCCGGTGCAGCAAGGCCCACCCCAGGGTGCCGGTGATCGCCGCCAGCCCGCACCCCCAGGTGCTTCGCCGGACGGCTCTGTATTCGGGCGTGATCCCGCTGCTGGTCAGTCCCGGGCGGGACACCGACCAGATGGTCGCCAACGCCACCGAGGCCGCCCGGCTGAGCGGCCTGGTCAGAGCAGGAGATCGGGTGGTGGTGGTCGCCGGGGTGCCGGTGGGCCGGACGGGCCAGACCAACCTGCTCAAGGTCGAAACCGTTTAG
- the rlmB gene encoding 23S rRNA (guanosine(2251)-2'-O)-methyltransferase RlmB encodes MAPAPAGGPVSNVRPGRSPGSGRRSPGRAVETAAALIHGRNAVLEAARGGRVVKVYQASGLGHDPRLEELARLARIEVVPPEKLDAMAHGVHQGVAAELKPRRDWTLKELLATGPGLLVALDSIMDPQNLGAILRSAEVAGCDGAILPEHRSAPLSPAAVKASSGASELLRIAKVSGMPSAIAEVKRAGVWCVALDPRGELPAWDFDLTQNVCLVVGSEGEGVHRLVKERCDARVRLPVRGHIASLNASAAAAALLYEVMRQRSGSTGKRS; translated from the coding sequence CTGGCGCCGGCTCCAGCCGGGGGCCCAGTGAGCAACGTACGGCCGGGGCGCTCTCCGGGTTCAGGGCGGCGCTCCCCGGGGCGAGCCGTCGAGACCGCCGCGGCCCTCATCCACGGACGCAACGCGGTGCTCGAGGCGGCGCGTGGGGGCCGGGTCGTGAAGGTCTACCAGGCGTCGGGCCTCGGCCACGATCCTCGACTGGAGGAGCTGGCGCGCCTCGCGCGGATCGAGGTCGTGCCGCCCGAGAAGCTGGACGCGATGGCCCACGGAGTGCACCAGGGTGTGGCCGCGGAGTTGAAGCCGCGACGCGACTGGACCTTGAAGGAGCTCCTCGCCACCGGCCCAGGGCTGCTCGTGGCCCTGGATTCGATCATGGATCCGCAGAACCTCGGCGCGATCCTGCGCAGCGCGGAGGTGGCGGGCTGTGACGGCGCCATCCTCCCAGAGCACCGCAGCGCGCCGCTGTCGCCGGCCGCGGTCAAAGCCAGCTCCGGCGCGAGCGAGCTGCTCCGCATCGCCAAGGTCTCGGGCATGCCCTCCGCCATCGCCGAGGTCAAGCGTGCCGGCGTCTGGTGCGTGGCGCTCGATCCGCGCGGCGAGTTGCCGGCCTGGGATTTCGACCTGACGCAGAACGTGTGCCTGGTGGTCGGAAGCGAAGGTGAGGGCGTTCACCGCCTGGTCAAAGAGAGGTGCGACGCACGGGTCCGGCTGCCCGTCAGGGGACACATCGCGAGCCTCAACGCGTCCGCCGCCGCGGCTGCGTTGCTGTACGAGGTGATGAGGCAGCGTTCGGGTTCCACCGGCAAGCGTTCCTAA